Proteins co-encoded in one Acidithiobacillus caldus ATCC 51756 genomic window:
- a CDS encoding DNA-directed RNA polymerase subunit alpha: protein MSEISDLLRPEHYDLEVLSPRRARISLGPLERGFGHTLGNALRRVLLSSLKGAAVTEVEIEGVLHEYSSIEGVQEDVVDILLNLKQLAVRAQGRNEVMVTLRKRGPGLVTGADIIAEHGIEVANPEQVIATLTRDVELVMHLRFDTGRGYEPAATRRQSHEKRIGVLALDASYSPVHRVSFQVESARVEQRTDLDRLVLDVETNGVVEPLWAVQEAARILRQQLAVFGGAEAATEREAHAAPVHEDLLPLLARPVDDLELTVRSANCLKAEDIFYIGDLVQKTEQELLKAPNLGRKSLTEIKEVLDKNGLTLGMRIENWPPENLPAVPGRPVVDVGRGG, encoded by the coding sequence ATGTCGGAAATATCGGATCTGTTGCGTCCAGAGCATTACGATCTCGAAGTGCTTTCGCCTCGGCGTGCGCGGATATCCCTGGGGCCGTTGGAGCGTGGTTTTGGGCATACTCTGGGTAACGCGCTGCGGCGTGTGCTGCTGTCCTCGTTGAAGGGGGCGGCGGTGACGGAGGTGGAGATCGAAGGGGTTCTTCACGAGTATTCCAGCATCGAAGGTGTGCAGGAAGACGTGGTGGATATCCTGCTGAACCTCAAACAACTTGCGGTGCGTGCCCAGGGACGCAATGAGGTCATGGTCACCTTGCGCAAGCGCGGTCCGGGCCTTGTGACGGGCGCGGACATCATTGCCGAGCACGGCATCGAGGTGGCGAATCCGGAGCAAGTCATTGCCACCTTGACCCGCGACGTGGAGCTGGTCATGCATCTGCGCTTCGATACGGGCAGGGGCTACGAACCGGCGGCGACGCGGCGGCAGAGCCACGAGAAGCGGATTGGCGTGCTGGCGCTGGATGCGAGTTACAGTCCGGTACATCGCGTTAGTTTTCAGGTGGAAAGCGCCCGTGTCGAACAGCGCACCGACCTCGACCGCCTGGTGCTGGATGTGGAGACCAACGGGGTAGTGGAACCGCTGTGGGCCGTTCAGGAAGCAGCCCGTATCCTGCGGCAGCAGCTGGCGGTTTTTGGCGGCGCAGAGGCAGCAACGGAGCGGGAAGCCCATGCGGCGCCAGTACACGAAGACCTATTGCCGCTGCTGGCGCGTCCGGTGGACGACTTGGAATTGACGGTGCGCTCGGCCAATTGTCTGAAGGCTGAAGATATTTTCTACATCGGCGACCTGGTTCAGAAGACCGAACAGGAACTGCTCAAGGCACCCAACCTTGGACGCAAGTCCCTGACGGAAATCAAGGAAGTCTTGGACAAGAACGGTTTGACCCTGGGGATGCGCATCGAGAACTGGCCACCAGAAAATCTACCCGCCGTGCCGGGGCGTCCGGTGGTGGATGTCGGTCGTGGCGGCTAG
- the rplQ gene encoding 50S ribosomal protein L17, with the protein MRHGNSGKKLNRNSSHRKAMFANMMVSLFQHERIVTTLPKAKELRRFAEPMITLAKEATVARRRLAFARLRDRAAVVKLFDELGPHYRSRPGGYLRIVKNGFRAGDNAPMAIVELVDREGRAPGESAA; encoded by the coding sequence ATGCGGCACGGTAACAGTGGTAAGAAACTCAATAGAAACAGCAGCCATCGTAAGGCGATGTTTGCGAATATGATGGTATCGCTCTTTCAGCATGAGCGCATCGTGACGACCTTGCCCAAGGCCAAGGAACTGCGGCGCTTCGCCGAACCCATGATCACCTTGGCGAAGGAGGCGACGGTGGCGCGTCGACGTCTTGCCTTCGCCCGACTCCGGGATCGCGCGGCGGTGGTCAAACTCTTCGATGAGTTGGGTCCACATTACCGTAGTCGACCCGGCGGCTACCTGCGGATCGTCAAAAACGGATTCCGTGCCGGCGATAATGCGCCCATGGCCATCGTCGAGTTGGTGGATCGGGAAGGTCGCGCTCCGGGCGAATCGGCGGCCTGA
- the uvrA gene encoding excinuclease ABC subunit UvrA, with product MDHIHIRGARTHNLKNISLTLPRDRLVVITGLSGSGKSSLAFDTLYAEGQRRYVESLSAYARQFLSLMGKPDVDAIEGLSPAIAIEQKATSHNPRSTVGTVTEIHDYLRLLYARVGTPWCCGAPIQSQSIAQMVDSLIALPEGQRLMILAPVLRDRKGSHEELISGLRARGLIRARVDGELLELDAIPNLDPKRKHRIEAVIDRLVLREDSATRLAESLETALRLADDQAIVVLMGPDLEEERLFSAQHACTQCGRSFPPLEPRLFSFNNPAGACPRCDGLGEITFFDPKLLIPNPALSLADGAIVPWSRRHPEQHTPMLMALAEHLDFSLYTPWQELPQAVQDILLHGSHAPIPLRQGRKTTPQRFEGIIPSLERRLRETQSSLIREEILRYMGRLRCPVCHGSRLREEARMVRVGQLAIHEASALSIAEAYSYFDTLGLEGKDAVIAERILKEITSRLRFLVDVGLNYLSLDRSAETLSGGEAQRIRLASQIGAGLVGVMYVLDEPSIGLHQRDNDRLLGTLKHLRDLGNTVIVVEHDEDAIRAADYVVDMGPAAGLHGGEVVAQGHPEAIRQNPQSLTGRYLSGELCIAVPTRRRQARPEQWLRLKGARGNNLQDVQLELPLGLLTCITGVSGSGKSTLINDTLYPACARSLMGSSATPAPYDALEGLEHLDKIIAIDQSPIGRTPRSNPATYTGLFTPIRELFAATAEARARGYGPGRFSFNVQGGRCEACEGDGVLRVEMHFLPDIYVDCDVCGGKRYKRETLDVQYKGKSIHDVLQMTIEEARGFFDPVPAVARKLQTLLDVGLGYLRLGQSATTLSGGEAQRVKLAKELSRRDTGRTLYLLDEPTTGLHFHDIAQLLEVLQKLVDAGNTVVVIEHNLDVIKTADWIVDLGPEGGNGGGRIVAVGTPEAIAGNAHSHTGRYLARHLGQALAR from the coding sequence ATGGACCACATCCACATCCGCGGCGCCCGCACGCACAACCTCAAGAATATCAGCCTCACTCTACCGCGTGATCGCCTGGTCGTCATCACGGGCCTGTCGGGCTCCGGGAAATCGTCCCTGGCCTTCGACACCCTCTACGCCGAGGGACAGCGACGCTACGTGGAGAGTCTGTCGGCCTATGCGCGGCAATTCCTGTCGCTCATGGGCAAGCCCGATGTGGACGCCATCGAGGGCCTGTCCCCCGCCATTGCCATCGAGCAGAAAGCCACCTCGCACAACCCGCGCTCCACCGTCGGTACCGTCACGGAAATCCACGATTACCTGCGTCTACTCTACGCCCGGGTGGGCACCCCGTGGTGCTGCGGAGCCCCCATCCAAAGCCAGAGCATCGCCCAAATGGTGGACAGCCTCATCGCCCTGCCCGAGGGCCAGCGCCTCATGATCCTGGCACCGGTCCTGCGGGATCGCAAAGGCAGCCACGAGGAACTCATCTCCGGACTACGGGCACGCGGCCTGATCCGCGCGCGGGTGGATGGCGAACTGCTGGAGCTGGATGCCATTCCCAACCTGGACCCCAAGCGCAAGCATCGCATCGAGGCGGTCATCGACCGACTCGTCCTGCGTGAGGATTCAGCCACCCGTCTCGCGGAATCCCTGGAGACGGCGCTGCGCCTTGCGGACGATCAGGCCATCGTCGTCCTGATGGGTCCGGATCTGGAAGAAGAGCGCCTCTTCTCGGCCCAGCACGCCTGTACCCAGTGCGGCCGCTCCTTTCCGCCGCTGGAACCGCGCCTGTTCTCCTTCAACAATCCCGCCGGTGCCTGCCCACGTTGCGATGGGCTCGGAGAAATCACCTTCTTTGACCCGAAGCTACTGATTCCCAACCCGGCTCTGAGCCTTGCCGATGGCGCCATCGTCCCCTGGAGCCGCCGTCATCCGGAGCAGCATACGCCCATGCTCATGGCCTTGGCCGAGCACCTGGATTTTTCCCTGTACACGCCCTGGCAGGAGCTGCCGCAGGCCGTACAAGACATCCTCCTGCACGGGAGCCACGCACCCATTCCCCTGCGCCAAGGGCGCAAGACCACGCCACAACGCTTTGAGGGAATCATCCCAAGCCTCGAGCGGCGCCTGCGGGAAACCCAGTCCAGCCTCATCCGTGAGGAAATACTGCGCTACATGGGCCGACTACGCTGTCCCGTCTGTCACGGCAGTCGCCTGCGCGAGGAGGCCCGAATGGTGCGCGTGGGGCAGCTGGCCATCCACGAAGCCTCGGCTCTGTCCATCGCCGAAGCCTATTCCTATTTCGACACCCTTGGCCTAGAAGGAAAGGACGCCGTCATCGCCGAGCGTATTCTCAAGGAGATCACCAGCCGTCTTCGCTTTCTGGTGGATGTCGGCCTCAATTATCTAAGCCTCGACCGCTCAGCGGAAACCCTCTCAGGTGGCGAAGCCCAGCGTATCCGCCTGGCATCGCAGATCGGCGCTGGACTCGTGGGCGTCATGTACGTCTTGGATGAGCCCTCCATCGGCCTACACCAGCGCGACAACGACCGCCTCCTGGGCACCCTCAAGCACCTACGCGACCTCGGCAATACCGTGATCGTCGTGGAGCACGATGAGGACGCCATCCGCGCGGCCGATTACGTAGTGGACATGGGACCTGCGGCCGGCCTGCACGGTGGCGAGGTGGTGGCCCAGGGACACCCGGAAGCCATCCGCCAGAATCCTCAGTCCCTCACGGGTCGTTACCTTTCTGGAGAACTGTGCATTGCCGTACCCACGCGCCGCCGCCAGGCACGCCCGGAACAGTGGCTGCGGCTGAAGGGAGCGCGCGGTAACAACCTGCAGGATGTACAGCTGGAGCTACCGCTGGGCCTTTTGACCTGCATCACCGGCGTGAGCGGCTCGGGCAAATCCACGCTCATCAACGATACCCTCTACCCGGCCTGCGCCCGCAGCCTCATGGGCAGCAGCGCCACACCGGCTCCCTACGACGCCCTCGAAGGCCTGGAACACCTGGACAAGATCATCGCCATCGATCAGAGCCCCATCGGCCGCACCCCGCGCAGCAACCCCGCCACCTACACCGGCTTGTTCACGCCCATACGGGAGCTCTTCGCCGCCACCGCCGAAGCCCGCGCCCGCGGTTATGGTCCTGGTCGCTTCAGCTTCAATGTCCAGGGTGGCCGCTGCGAAGCCTGCGAGGGAGACGGTGTCCTCCGCGTCGAGATGCATTTCCTCCCCGATATCTATGTCGACTGCGATGTCTGTGGTGGCAAACGCTATAAACGCGAGACCCTGGACGTCCAGTACAAAGGCAAAAGTATTCACGATGTCCTGCAGATGACCATCGAGGAGGCCCGCGGCTTTTTCGATCCCGTCCCGGCGGTTGCACGCAAGCTGCAGACACTCCTGGATGTGGGCCTCGGTTACCTGCGTCTGGGGCAGTCCGCCACGACCTTATCGGGGGGTGAAGCGCAGCGTGTCAAACTGGCCAAGGAATTGTCGCGTCGCGACACCGGTCGCACGCTCTATCTTTTGGACGAACCCACCACCGGCCTGCACTTTCACGATATCGCGCAGCTCCTAGAGGTGCTCCAGAAACTTGTGGACGCCGGCAATACCGTGGTCGTCATCGAGCACAACCTGGACGTCATCAAGACCGCCGACTGGATCGTGGATCTTGGCCCGGAGGGCGGAAACGGCGGCGGACGCATCGTCGCCGTAGGCACCCCCGAAGCCATCGCCGGTAATGCCCACTCACACACGGGCCGCTATCTTGCGCGGCACTTGGGTCAGGCCTTGGCCCGCTGA
- the ssb gene encoding single-stranded DNA-binding protein, giving the protein MAGVNRVILLGHLGRDPEMRYQPSGGAIATLNLATSETYKDREGNRQERTEWHRVVFFGRPAEIAGEYLRKGSMAYVEGRLQTRKWTDKEGQERYTTEVVGDRLQLVGGRGGGGANLDEDGPRSSAGAGSGRSNREMPPVPQEDFDDDIPF; this is encoded by the coding sequence ATGGCGGGAGTGAATCGGGTCATCTTGTTGGGGCACCTGGGCCGTGATCCGGAGATGCGCTATCAGCCCAGTGGTGGCGCCATTGCCACCCTGAATTTGGCGACATCCGAGACCTATAAGGATCGCGAGGGCAATCGACAAGAGCGCACCGAGTGGCATCGCGTGGTGTTCTTTGGTCGGCCGGCGGAGATTGCCGGCGAGTATCTGCGCAAAGGAAGCATGGCCTATGTCGAGGGGCGCTTGCAGACCCGCAAGTGGACGGACAAGGAGGGCCAGGAGCGCTACACCACCGAGGTGGTGGGCGACCGCCTGCAATTGGTCGGCGGGCGTGGCGGCGGCGGGGCCAACCTGGACGAGGATGGCCCCCGTAGCAGCGCCGGTGCCGGTTCTGGCCGTAGCAATCGCGAGATGCCGCCTGTTCCGCAGGAAGACTTTGACGACGACATTCCTTTCTAG